In a single window of the Thermofilum uzonense genome:
- a CDS encoding nSTAND3 domain-containing NTPase, whose product MAAGPSQEEGHVVAVKLIEQLLAPPQKLLFREDKLRETLELLRGGESLVIRGPVGVGKTTLALMAAKGFKQTYINCFQCRTYDCIRRRIAPGLIILDDYTLAKRTAQLVRLVKELPWKLVVIHPQLQAEELKDLPIVELKPYTLQELEEILRERVIRLNLPLSDYDIRLAAEEGVRRGGNARIALLKLAELAGLTASWQA is encoded by the coding sequence ATGGCTGCAGGTCCTTCACAAGAAGAGGGACACGTAGTGGCGGTCAAGCTTATAGAGCAGTTGCTGGCCCCGCCTCAAAAGCTCCTCTTCCGTGAGGACAAGCTACGCGAGACTCTCGAGCTACTTAGAGGCGGGGAAAGCCTAGTCATCAGGGGTCCAGTAGGAGTCGGCAAGACAACCCTGGCATTAATGGCTGCAAAAGGCTTCAAGCAAACCTACATCAACTGCTTCCAGTGCAGGACTTACGACTGCATACGTCGGCGTATAGCCCCGGGGCTAATCATACTGGACGACTATACCCTGGCTAAAAGGACGGCCCAGTTGGTGAGGCTAGTTAAAGAGCTCCCTTGGAAGCTCGTCGTAATTCACCCGCAGCTCCAAGCAGAGGAGCTCAAAGATCTACCAATAGTAGAGCTAAAGCCGTACACTCTACAAGAGCTAGAAGAAATACTGAGAGAAAGAGTAATACGTCTAAACTTACCTTTAAGCGACTATGATATACGCTTGGCAGCCGAGGAGGGTGTCCGCAGAGGGGGAAACGCGCGCATAGCCCTTCTTAAGCTTGCCGAGCTAGCAGGGCTAACAGCCTCCTGGCAAGCTTAG
- a CDS encoding C2H2-type zinc finger protein, with translation MKCPKCGSNEVQCSGSKCRCLVCGNEFYTCSICGEAFSTAQQLAAHMKKHRRNDDPSLRELVLELEELRKTVEELRQAVERLEAALHGLQRQPLTPHPATNEELPDFVKDNPWLQVLHKKRDT, from the coding sequence GTGAAGTGTCCGAAGTGCGGGAGCAATGAGGTGCAATGCAGTGGCTCCAAGTGCCGCTGCCTGGTGTGCGGCAACGAGTTCTACACCTGCAGCATATGCGGTGAAGCCTTCTCAACCGCACAACAGCTCGCAGCCCACATGAAGAAACACAGGAGGAATGATGACCCGAGTCTACGGGAGCTTGTTCTAGAGCTGGAAGAGCTTAGAAAAACGGTTGAAGAGTTGCGCCAGGCCGTCGAGAGGCTAGAGGCTGCCCTGCATGGACTGCAAAGACAGCCTCTCACCCCTCACCCTGCGACTAACGAGGAATTGCCGGACTTCGTGAAGGACAATCCATGGCTGCAGGTCCTTCACAAGAAGAGGGACACGTAG